In Armatimonadota bacterium, the genomic stretch GCGATCTCCGCCAGCGCCGGCTCGGGCAGCGCCACCCGGTGGCGGGTCATCTCCCCCGCCGGTCCCAGCGGCGCCTCGGGCGGGCGATTGAGCAGGGCGTTGAGCCGCGCCTGCGCCGCGATGCGCTGTTGCCGGAGCATCAGCAGTTGATCGAGAATCCGCGACTGCGCGACCTGCGCCCGCAGCACGTCCTGCTGGATGCCCGCCCCCACCGCGTACTTGGTCTCGGCGAGCTTGACGAAATCGGTGAGCAGGTCCTTGTTGGTCAGCGTCAGCTCGATGCTCTGGTCCAGGAAGTAGAGGTCGTAGTAGGTCTGCTTCACCGCCGCGACCACCTCGTACGCCTGCTCGGTGTAGTCGGTGACGGTGCGGTCGGCGCCGAGCGCCGCCGCCTCGCTCATCAGCCGCAGCTTGCCCGGCCACGGGAGGCGCTGGCGCGCCTCGATGCTGTAAGCGGCGCCCGGATCAGTCACATCATCGAACATGACGCCGACCATGGGGTCGGGCAGCGAGCGCGCCTGGGGCACCTTGGCGCGGTCGGCGGTGATACGGCTGCGCAGCGCCGCCAGCTCCGGGTTGTCCTCCAGTGCGATCTCGATCAGGCGGTCGAGCTGGAGCGGAGCCGGCTGGGGTGCGCGCTCGGCCCGCGCCGCGGCGGTCGCCGCCGCCAGCATCGCCGTCATCGCCATCGCCATCAGCGCCCGCAGCGCTCTGCGACCGACTGCGCGCGCCATGTCAGTAACCTCCTTCGATCAGGCGCGCCAGGATCGCCGCCAGCTCGTAGCGCGTCACCGGCTGGTTGCCGCGGAAGGTGCCATCCGCGTAGCCCTGCATCAGGCCCAGGGCCTTGACTCTCGCCACGAACTCCGCGGCCCAGTGGTCGGAGGGGATATCTGTGAACGAGGCGGCGATCTCCGTTTCGCCGCCAGGCGCCGCGCCGGGCGCCGGCGGGGCGGGGGTCGCCGCCAACAGCGCCGGCAGGCTCGCCAGCGGGGTCAACGCGGCCTGCGCCGGGACCTGCGAGCGGTGGGCGTCGCGGTAGGCGCGCGCCTCGTCGGCGTCGGCGAAGGCCAGCGTCTGCTCGCAAGGCTGGGGCGGCGCGAGCCGCAGCGCTACCGCCGCTTCAGGCTGGGCGCGCCAGGCGCCGCTGATGCGGGTGAGGGTGATGCGCTGTCCCGAGGCGGCGGAGGTAGTGACCGCCCGCGACCAGGGGAAGCGCGTCTGCATCTCGCGCACCGCGCACGACAGGTCATGATAGCGGTGCTCGCGGTTGGTCTCCCAGTCGGTGACCACCACCGCGTGCTCGCCGACGGCGGCGCCGCAGACCGGGCACCCCGGCGGCGATGCCGCGAGCGCGGGCAGCGCCAGCGCGGCGATCAGTATGGCGCCGATCAACAGGCGGGGCAGTGAATAAGTCGTATCAGGTTTCATGCGTTGCTCTCCGTGAATCAGTCTCAGCCACAGACGGATCGGCCCTGGCGACCTCGGTCAGTGAGATGCAGGGCGGGAAGAGCAATCGCTGCGCCGACTTAGCGCGTGACGGGCAGAGAGGCCGAAGAAGCCGACGGCAGGCGAACCGCCGGCGGCCGCGCAGCGATTGCTACGCGGCGGGAGGAGAACGCAGGCCCGTGGCTGTCACGGATGGCAGCCACGGGCCGGGTGGAGGAGCCTCCGTGCGCTTGAGCGCACGCGGAGACGGGGAGGGATCGAACTGCACCGGCATCGCCGCTTCCGCATGAGCGGATGCGCGGTCACCGTTGGCGACTTGGGTTACAGGCAGGAGGGCAGGGTGCGCTTGCGCCGCCGCATCGGCGCACAGGCGCTCCGAGCGCGCCACCCCGCGATCGTCAGCGCCGTCGCCGCCGCCGCAGCAGCAACCGGCGCATCCACATTCGGGCATGCCGCCCGCACTGACCACCGCAGCCGCATCGGCGCCGCCCACCGACTGCCCCGGGCACGCCGCCAGCGCGAACAGGCTGGTCAGCAGCCACAGCGCCGCCAGGCTCGCCGCCAGCATTTTTCGCCGTAGGGTCATCGCCGTAGATTATACCACATGTCACTTACTGGCGAAACCCCCGGTTCGCGCCGATGGAGGAGATGGACCCCCGGGGTCGGCTCCGGCGCCGGCTACTCGAGGATGTCCCCGGCGGCGTCGGTGACCTGCACACCCTGCTGCTGGAGGTAGCGGATGCCCTGCTCGATGTCTTGCTCCGCGCCCTCCAGCTCCAGCACCAGCTCGCCTACGCTCTCGGTCACCCGCGCGCGGCGGATGTTGGGCACGAGGTTGAACTGCTTGGCCATGCGGAAAGTCACCGGCTCCTGGATCAGCTCCTGGGGGAAGATCAACTTGATCGCCTTGGTTGCCATTGCCTTTGCCTCGTTGGTGCGCCCCTACCCTGATCGCGTGCGGCAGAACTCCTCGTAGTCAATCAGCTCGGTGATGGTCGGGCGCTCTCCGCACAGGGCACAGTCGGGGTCGCGCCGCAGCGGCAGCTTGCGGAAGCTGACCCGCAGCAGGTCACATACCAGCAGACGCCCCACCAACAGCGAGCCCGCGCCCAGAATCCACTTGATGGTTTCCGCGGCCTGCAGCGCCCCGATCACGCCCGCCACCGCCCCCAGCACCCCCGCCTCCTGGCAGCTTGGCACCAGCCCCGCCGGCGGCGGCTCCGGGTACAGGCAGCGATAGCACGGCCCCCCGCCCGGGGCGATGGTCGTCACCTGCCCCTCGAAGCGCAGGATGGAGCCGTGGGACAGGCCCTTGCCCGCGAGCACACAGGCGTCGTTGACCAGGTAGCGGGTAGCGAAGTTGTCGCTGCCGTCGAGGACGAAGTCATAGTCCGCCAGCACCTGCATGACGTTGTGCGAGGTCAGGCGGTGGCGGTGCTCGATGACCCGGACGTCGGGGTTGAGCTCGCGCAGGCGCGCTGCCGCGGATGCGGTCTTGGGGCGCCCGACGTCGCAGGAGCCGTGCAGGATCTGGCGCTGGAGGTTGCTGAGGTCCACCGCGTCGCTGTCCACGATGCCGAGCGTGCCGACCCCCGCCGCCGCCAGGTAGAGGGCGGACGGCGAGCCCAACCCGCCGGCCCCCACCACCAGCACCTTCGCCTCCAGCAGGCGCCGCTGACCGCGGCCGCCGATCTCGGGCAGCAGGAGGTGGCGGCTGTAGCGCTCCACCTGCTCGTCGCTCAGCGCCATGTCGTGTCCACCGCGCGCCCGCCGGCGATGGCGGGGATGATGGAGATTTCGTCAGTCTCGCCCACCGCCGTATCCTCGCCTTGCAAGAAGCGGACGTCCTCGTCGTTGACATAGAGATTGACGAAGCGCCGCAGGTTGCCCGCTTCATCGTAGAGGCGCCCCCTGATGCCGGGGAATTGCGCCTCCAGGTCCGCTAGCACCTCGCGCAGGATCGAACCGCGGCCCCGCACCTCCGGCTCGCCGTTGGTCAACGACTGCAACGGGGTCGGGATTCTCACTTTGACTGCCATTGTCCTGTCTTACCTCCTGGCTTCCCTTGCGCCTACGCCCGCACCCGGATCGGATGCTCGGTGAACACCTTGCGCTCGTCGTCGAACACCCACGCGGTGAGCTCCGTGTCTTCCCCGGCGGCCACGGCCATGATCACGTAGATGTACTCCGGCCACGCCTGGGCGGCATCGGCTGCCGACGGCCGCGGCGGATGGTCGGGGTGGGAATGGTAGAAGCCGACGACCGCTTGGCCCTGCTCCGCCGCCGCGTGGTCGAGCCACAGGATCGCACGCGGGTCTATCTCGTAGCGGTCGCGCTCCGCGTCCGCGCACCGGTTATCGGCCGCATGCACCGAGGACACCCAGACCGCGCCCTCGCGGCGGGTGCCGAGGAGAACGCCGCAGCACTCCCCCGGGTAGGCGTCGCGCGCATGTTGCGCCATCTGCTCCCGATGCGGCGCGCGCAAGATCAGGGTCGCGCGGCACGCCGCGGTTTCCCGCCGGCGGCGCTCGCCGATGCCGCGATCCTCATGCTGGTTGTCGGCCCCGCTCATGACGCCGCCCCCGCCAGCAGCGCCCCCGCTTGCTGCTCGAACGAAGCGAGCGACAGGGCGATGATCTGCGGCTTGCACACCGGGCGGATCATGTCGGTGCCCTCCTGGAGCGCCGTCACCACCGGCGAGCATCCGCTGGCGCCGGCGGTGTCAGATCTGGTAGCACGGCGCGGTTTCCCGCTGCGCCGCGAGCTGTTCTTGGCGCAGGTCGGCGAGGGTGGCGCCGTAGAGCACGTCGCTTATGGCCTGGCTCGCCCGCGACCACAGGCGCTGGGCAGCACAGGTCTGGCTGCGATCGCACGCCTGCGCTGAGCGCACGCAGTCCAGGAGATCCAGCGGCCCCTCTACCGCCTCGATGATCTCCCCGGCCGCTATCTCCGCCGCCGGCTTCGCCAGTGCGTAGCCGCCGTGGGGGCCGCGTTCGGCCTGAAGCAAGCCCGCGCGACGCAGCGGGATCGCGAGCTGCTCCAGGTACTTGGGTGAAATCCGCTGCGCGTGCGCGACATCCCGCAAGAGCATGGGCCCCGCATCCTCGTGCAGGGCCAGTTCGACCATTGCGCGTAAGGCGTAACGGGCGCGTGTTGAGGGCCTGATCATGGTTGCCTACCAGACAAATAGGATAACTCGCTTACTATTATTCCTCAACTCCGGGCCTGTGTCAATAGCGACAGGATGGTTCTCCGGATGTTCTGTCTCCGCCGTTCGGATCCTGGCGGACGCGGGTGTGTTCGCGACGGGCGGATGGCGGCATTGAGTGTGCGGGCCTAAAGAAACATATCACAAACTCCACAGTGACGGAAGGAGTCGGCCCGAAGGGGAAGAATTGATAGCTTAGTGCCAAATCTCACAAGAGAGGGCAGGTCGCGAGGGGGCGGCCTGGTGATGGGGTGGCGTCTGGTATGAGAGCGTTGAGCATACCTCAAGATGTGTGGCGGCGCGCTCCCTACGGGGTGTGCGGGCTGGTAAGCTGCTCCTCCTGCGAGCACTTTGTCAAAGGACGCTGCCCCGCGTGCGTCCGCGGCAACGCCGCGACGGCGCGCCGGGAATGCGCTCCCTGCGCGATCTACGAGTGTGTGAAGGGCGGCGGGGCCGAGTCGTGCCGCGAGTGCCGCTCGGACCACTGCCTGGTTCTGGAATCAAGAGCGGACGGTGACCTCGAGTGCGGTCTCGCCGAGCGATTGGGGCTGGCCCATAGCGGCAGTTCGCTGCTGGGGGCACTGCGGGACCTGAGGTCGGCGCGCGAGACCGGCGCCTGCGCCGACCTGGCGCCGCGCTTGGTACGTCGCCTGCCCGCGTACCTGATGGCGCTGCAGGAACTGGCGCGCGAGGGCGTGGAGACGGTGGTGTCGGCGGAGCTGGCGCTGCGCGTCGGCACCTCGGCGGCGCTGGTGCGCAAGGACCTGTCGAGCGTTGGCACCTGGGGACGGCGCAGCGCCGGTTACCGGGTTGGCGTTCTCAGCGAAAACCTGCGGCGGGCGGCGGGGCTGGACGAGCTGCGCCAGGCGGCGTGGCTGGGATGTAAGCGCCTGGCCAAGTACCCGCGCTTGATTGAGGAGTTCCGCGCCGTGGGATGCGCGATTGCGGCGGCATTTTGCGAGGAGGGCAGGCATGTGGGGCGCCACGTCAACGGGCTCATCATCAAGCCGGCCAAGGATCTCCCGCTGCTCGCCAAGGAGTTGGATCTGAGCGTGGCCATAGTGGCGGTGGACGACGACCGCGCGCAGGCGGCTGCGGAGTTGGCGGCGGGGGCGGGCGTGCGCTCCATCCTCAACCTGACCAACAAGATCCTGTTGCAGCCGCGCGGAGCCAGCGTCGAGAATGTGAGCCCACTGCAGGGGCTGGTGTCCCTGTTGCTGCGCGCGCCCGGCGCCGAGGGCAAGGCCGAGGGCGCCAGCGTTCGGAGGGAACGATCATCGTGATTCACGTCGTTGGCATCAGCCACCGGCGCACGCCGGTGCAGCGGCGGGAGAAGGTAGCGGTGGCCGCGCAGGCGCTGCCGCAGATGCTGGAGCGCGCGCGGCGGTGCCTGGGAGCCAGCGAGTGCGTCATCCTCTCCACCTGCAACCGCACCGAGATCTATTTCGTGAGCCGGCGCACGGATGATCCCCGCGCGGCCGCGCTCGAGTTGCTGGTGGCGGATGCGCGCGTGCGCGCCGCCATCCCCGCGCATGAAGTGTACGCCCGGTGCGGGCTCGAGGCGGCGACCCACTTGTGCGAAGTGACGGCGGGTTTGGATTCGCTCATTCTGGGCGAACACGAGATCCTGGCGCAGGTCAAGGGCGCCTTCCAGGCCGCGCGCGACGCCGGCTGCGCGGGACGCCTGCTCAGACGTTTGTGGGATCACGCGCTGCGCGCCGGCAAGCGCGCCCGCGCCGAGACCCGCATCGCCTCCGGCATCTTCTCCGTCGGCCACTGCGCGGCGCGCGCGGCGGCCGAGTTGTTCGGCGACCCCTCGACTGACTCGGGGCAGGCTCTGCGGGGCCGCTCCTTGTTGGTGATCGGCGCCGGGCGCATCGCCGAGGCGACCGCCAAGCACCTCGCCCACCAGGGCGCCGCCCCCATCACCGTCGCCAATCGCACCCTGGAGCATGCGCAGGCGGTGGCGGAGCGCTTGGACGGCCGCGCCGACACCATCGGCAATCTGCCTGCCCTGCTGGGCGCCGCCGACCTCGTCATCACCTGCACCGCGGCGCCCCATTTCATCCTCGACGCCGAGCAGGTGCGGCGGGCGATGGCGGGGCGGGCCGCGCGCCCCATGGTCGTCATTGATGTCAGCGTCCCCCGCGACGTCGAGCCGCGCGCCGGTGCGGTGGCGGGGGTGCGCCTGTTCAATCTCGATGACCTCGAACCGGTGGTGGCGGAGAACGCCAAGGCGCGAGAGGGTGAGGTCAGCGCCGTGCGCGGCATCATCGCCGAGGAAGTCCAGGCCTTCGAGGACTGGCGGCAGCGGGACGATATCGTGCCCCTCATCCGCAGCCTGCATCGCCGCGGCGACGCGGTGCGCCGGGAGTGCCTGGAGCAGATTCAGGCCCGGATGAGCCACCTCGCCCCCGAGGACCTGGAGGCGGTCGAGCGCTTGACCGGCCTGCTGGTCAAGCGACTGCTGCACGCGCCGACCGCCGCCTTGCGCGCGCACCCGAATGGCAGCCGTTTCACCATGTCGGCGGCGGTGAAGGAGCTTTTCGCCCTCTCCGCCGATGCGGCCGCCCAACCTGAGATCACAACCGACGCTGGCCGGAGCGTCACCAGCACATTAGATCACTCCAACACGGGAGGATGCGATCATGTTCACCTGGACTCATAGCTGTACTGCCCGGCTGTCGGCCGGCGTGCGGCGGCGCCTACACGCCTTGCACGCGCGGCCATGGCACCACCTGACCAGCCTGGGCGTGCTGGCGGTCGTCGCGCTCGCCTGGCGGGCGTATGCGGACGTTCCGGCCGAGCGCCCGGTGCCGGTGCCGGAGGTGGCGGCGCAGTGCGCCGCCTGCCATGAGGACCAGGTGGACTCCTGGGTCAAGACGGTGCATCGTCGCACCGCCGGCGCGTCACACCTGGCCGCCGACCGCCAGGGCTGCGGCGGTTGCCACAGCGGCACCGCCGCGCACCTGGAAGACCCGTCGGCTCACCCGCCCTACATGAAGGATATGTCCGGCGACCAGGCCAGCGCCATCTGCCTGTCCTGTCACCAGGGCGGCCAACAGATGCTGTGGCACACCGGCTCCCACGCGAAGCTGCAGAAGGGGTGCCTGACCTGCCACGATCCCCATAACGGCGAGGGGCGGACGATGTTGGCGCGGCCGGAGTCGGAGCTGTGCAATCAATGCCATCCCCAGCAGGTGGCGGAGGGGCGGCTGCCCTCACATCACCCCATTGCCGAGGGCAAGATGACCTGCACCGACTGCCATAACGTGCACGGCGACCAGCGCAACCTTCTGCCGGCGGAATCCAACTCCGAGATGTGCTACCGCTGCCACGCCGAGAAGGCGGGGCCATTCATGGGCGAGCACCCGCCGGTGACCGAGGACTGCACGGTCTGCCACAAGCCGCATGGCTCCCAGAACGACCGCTTGCTGCGGGTGGACGAGCCGATGCTGTGCCTGCAGTGCCATGCCGGCCACCACGACGCCCACCGCAGCCCGCTGGTGGCTGCCGCCGGCGGCGCGGCGGGGCAGGCCGAGGGCATCCGCGGCGTCGAGGCCCTCTATAACCGGTGCACGAGCTGCCACTCCCGGATCCATGGCACCGATCTCCCGTCCGGCACCAACTATCCGACCTTCATGCCGGGCAGCCCGCCCGCCGCCGACCTGCCGCTGGGCACCGCCCGCGGCGTCAACTCCGGCCCCTTCTGGGGCGCCTCCGCCCTGACGGCGCTGGCGCTCAGCGGCGGCGACACCGGCTGGGGCTTCAGCGACCTGGAGCTCGGCAGCATTGACCCCAGCGGCAACCCGACTTACGTGCGCGAGTATGACGGGAAGAACTACGAGTTCCCGCGCGTGAAGCTCGGCCTCGACCAGTACGCCGCCAAGAGCGACTTCCACCTGCGCGTGCTCGATCCCGCCGCCGGCGATGAGACCGCCGAGGCCTACTTCGGTGGCCCCACGGTGAGCGCGAACATCAAGTACAGCGCACTCACCCATCGCGAGCCGCGGTTCAACGACGTCGGCGACGTGAACAGCCCGGTTAACATCGGGGGCCAGCGCGGCGCTCCCCAGCCCGTGAGCTTCAGCGACCTCACCAACGGCAAGGACGACTTTGCGATCGAGCGCAAGGTCACCGACATCAAACTCGCGGCGCGCTGCCCCAAGCTGCGCAGCGTCAAGTGGCTCGCCAGTTACTGGCGCGAGTCGGAGACCGGCGATCAGCAGTTCCTCTTCCTCGACCGCTGCGGCGCGTGCCACAAGGTGCAGACCACCGAGCCCATCAACCGCGTGACTACGCTGGCGACGGGCGGGGCCGAGGTCGGGCTCGGCAAGGGCGCCGTCCGCTACCTGCACACCGAGGGGCAGTTCGAGAACCGGGCGCCGCAGGGCTACTACAACTTCGCCGGCCTGTCCTCCGTGTACAACGGGACGGCGCCGCTGTTCAGCGTATCCGACACCCGCACGCGCATTGACGAGGTAACCGCGACGGCCGCCCCGAGCGACGCCCTTGCCCTCAACGGCCAGTGGCGCAAGCGGGAGCGCGCCAACCTCTACAACGGCACCACCCTTAACATTGACAGCACGGGCGGTGGCGCGAGCTGGCGCCTGACCCCCGACCTGCGCCTGGTGGCGAGCTTCTACTCCAGCGACTTCGACAACGGGGCGCAGGCCCTCAACGACGAGTCGCTGTCGCGCAAGCGCGACACCACCCGCGCCGAGCTGCGCTACGGCGGCCTGCCGTGGACGACCTTGAGCGCCGGGTTCAAGCGCGAGGACGTTGACCGCACCACTGTGCACGAGGCGGTGCCCGCCAACAGCAAGACCGACACCTGGAGCGCGAGCGCCCGGACCAACCTGCCCAGCGGCTTGAGCGTGAACGTGCGCTATCGCAAGGCCACCACCGACCTTGGGCCCAACTTCGACCCGGCGTCGCCGCCCGACATCGCCTACCCGTCGCGGTGGATCGCGCCGCCGACCGACGATAAGATGCTCTCGGCGGTCGCCACCTACAGCCTGACGCCGGAGCTGATGGGCAGCCTCATGTACTCGAAGCTCGACCGCTCCTTCACCGTCAGCGAGCCGCTGCTCGGCGTCCTCCGCGACAGCGGCGACGAGTCCAAGACCACCGGCGGCGAGCTCTTCTACACCGCCGGGCGGCGCACGAAGCTGACTGGCGGCTACTACCAGCAGCAGGGCGACGTGACCAGCGACGTCACCTACGGCGTCGACGACTTCACCTTGCTGCCGCCGGAGGGCCCGGGCACTGAGGAGGGCATCGTCTTTCCGCTGATCGACTCACTGGCGACCTTCAGCTACGACGCCAAGCTCTGGCGACTCAACGCCTCCCACTGGCTGACGCCGCGGCTGCGCCTGTTCGGGCGCTATGACCGCACGCGCAGCGACGGCCGCATTATCGCCAACAACCTCGGGGACTACATTGACCAGGATCCCGATCTCGACGGGCTGGCGTTGACCCTCAACCCGTTCGGCATCACCGTCAGGGACCAGTGGATCGGCGTCGGCTACCTGGTTGACCCCTACACCGAGCTGGCGTTGAGCTTCCAGAAGCGCGAGTGGGAGAACGGCAACGACGCCACCCAGGACGGCTCCTATGACCTGTGGCGCCTGGGGGTGCGCAAGCAGTTCTAACGCGTGCCCTGCGCGGCGCACAGGGAATACGAGCGCGCTGCGGAAAAGGAAAAACAGCACGATCATACGGGCAGGCCGCGCTCCATTGTCCGAGGCGCGGCCTGCCTCGCTTGAGCCATGACCGAAAACGACGAATCGAAGCGGCTCGCCGCCGGTGGCCCGGAGACCCCCGGCGCGCACAGCGCCGGCCCCGAGAAGCGCGCCTCGCCCTGGGCACGGCTGTATTCGGTGGACCTGATGCTATGGGTGCTGGGGCTGCTGATCGCGGTCATGGCCCTGGGCACTATCATTCCACAGCGAGCTCAGGGCGAGGCCTATCAGCGGCTGTTGGGCGCCCCGCTCGGCAAGCTGATCGCCAAGTCGTCGCTGACCGATGTCTTCGGTGCGTGGTGGTTCTGGGCGCTCTTCGCGGTGCTGGCGGCGAGCCTCGTCGCCTGTTCGGTGCAGCGGCTGGGGCGTCTGCTGCGAGTCGGCGGGACGCAAGCGCGGCCGCTGAGTTCGGCGCAGGTGCGTGGGCAGCGCTCGACGGCGACCTGGAATCTGAAGCTGGGGCCGGAGGCCGCCTACGAGCGGCTGACGCAAGTGCTGCAACGGCGGGGCTATCGTGTTCTGCCGGTCGCGGCGGAGGAGTCACAGGAGCGGGCCTTGCGCGCGCGGCGCGGAGGGGCGCGCGCATGGGGCTCGCTGGTGGTGCACGCGGGTGTGGTCATCGTGCTGCTGGGGGCGGCCTACGGGCGCCTGCCGTCGCGCGGCTTCGATCGCGTGGCCCCCATCGCCACCGGCGGGACCTACCAGGTGGAAATGGGCGAGCGCTCGTTCGGCGTCCGCCTGCTCGATGCGGGCACGGAGACCACCCCCACCGGCGAGGCATCGGAGTACTGGGCCAAGACCCAGGTCATCGAGCACGGGAAGGTGGTGCGGGAATACACCATCCGCATGAATCGCCCGCTGCGCCATAACGGAACCAACATCGTCTTGAGCAGCATATCCTCCGCCCCCGGCTACGCGGTGGAGGTGACCAGGGACGGAGAAGTGAGCTACCTGCCGATCGTGGTGGACCGTGCGGGCCGGGTTGACTTCATGAGGAGCGTGAAGCGCATCGGCAATCCCCCCTGGCTGGTGTGGGTGCGCGACTTTCGGCTGGCGCCCGCGGGCGACGGCAGCGAAGCGGCGCCGGCCGCACAGGTGCGGGTGGATGAATCGGGCTCGGTGAGCGCCGACCGGCGTGACCTCGGCTGGGTCGGCGCCGGCGGGCTCGACTACAAGGGCGCCCACTTCGAGTTGGTGTCCGCGGGCGGGGGCACGCAAGTGCAGCTGGGGGTGCACCGCGACCCCGGCGTACCTATCGTCTGGGGCGGGTTCATCCTGATGGTGATGGGCAGCCTGGTTGCGTTTTTCGTCACCCGCCGGGAGTTCGCGGTGATCCTCACTCCGCAGGGCGGGCGGACGATGATAACAGTGGGAGCAAGCGCGATGGGGCTCGGCCCCGGCGCGCAGGACATGGTCAAGGTATTGGGCGTCGAGCTTGACGCCCGCGAGGAGGTGGAGAGCAAGTGAAGAGGACGGCTGGAATTATCGCCATTTGCGTGCTCGCGGCGATCGCGGTCTTGGCTATACCCGCGTTCGGGCGGGAGGGCCTGCCGGGTTATGCGGGCATCAAGGTCTGCAACATGTGCCATCAGCGCACCCATGCGGAGATCGTCAAGGCGCAGCCGGGCACGCCCCACGCGTGCGCCCTGTGGGCCGTCTCCGCCCATGGTGGGGACTTGAAGCTGGTCGGCGATTTCTCCACCGCCCCCGGCTTCAAGCAGGGCGACGTCGCCTATGTCTTGGGCAAGGGAGAGCGCTACCAGGCCTACCTCAGCAAGGACCTCAAGGCGCTGCCGGGCGAGTGGGATGTCCACGATAAGAAGTGGGCGCCGCTCGCGGCCGAGGACGCGCGCAAGTCGTGCTTGGGATGCCACACCACCGGCTATGACGCGGCGGCGGGGCAGTGGAGCGACGCGGGGGTGAGCTGTGAAGCCTGTCACGGCCCCGGCGCCGATCACATGAAGAGCAAGGACAAGCTCGCCTCCATCGTCCGCCCCAAGCAGCTTGCGCCCGAACGGCAGGCGATGACCTGCGGCCGGTGTCACGCCCGCGGCAAGGACGCCGACGGGCTACCGTTTGCCGCTGGGTTCATGCCGGGCGAGGACCTGTCGCAGAAGTTCACCCTCGACGCCGAGACCGAGCTCGGCGCGCGCTATACCCAGTACAACGACCTGGTGCGAAGCAAGCACCTCGCGCAGGGCGTCACCTGCACCACCTGCCACGAGCCCCACGGCGTGGGCGCGCAGGCGCATCAATTGCGCAAGCCGGCCGACGAGTTGTGCGCGGGCTGCCACCCCGCCGCCAATCTGACCGGAGCGCAGCACGCCGCGGCCAAGGACTGCGTACGCTGCCACATGCCCAAGGGCAGCCACCGCTTCGAGAAGCCGCAAGGGTAGCCGCGGCGGCCGGGACGCAGCAGCAGCGAGATGGAAACAACGGAAGGGACACTGGTAAGGCTCGCCTTCGGGCTCTACCTGGGGGCGGCGGTGGTCTATGTGATCTACGCCGCCTCCCAGGCGCGGCGCGTGGGGCAACTCGCCTCCGCGGTCGCGTGGTTGGGCCTGGGAGCCAACACCGCCGCCTTGGTCGCACGGGGGATCCTTGCCGGGCGCGTGCCCTACGTCAGCTTGTACGAGTACCTGCTGGCGTTCGCGTGGGCGGTGGCGGCGGTGTACCTGGTCTTCGAGTGGCGCTACGCGGCAGCGCGGGGCGACCTGCGCCCGGCGGGCAGCCTGGCGCTGCTGATCGCGGTCGGGCTGTTGGGCTACGGGTCGAGCCTGTCGTCGGAGCTCAAGGCGGCCCAGACCCTGATGCCGGTGCTCAAGAGCAACTGGCTCATCTTTCATGTATTCACCGCCGTGGTCGGCTACGGCGCCGCCGCAGTGGCGACGGCGCTGGCGGTGCTGTACCTGGTGCGCAGCCGCTGGCCGGGGCCGGGTTCGTGGCTGCGCCGGGTGCCGGCCCCCGCCGACCTCGACCAGGCGACCTATCGCTGCATCGCCTTCGCCTTCCCCTTCTTGGCCCTGGTCAACATCACCGGCGCGGTCTGGGCCTACGACGCCTGGGGGCGCTACTGGGGGTGGGACCCCAAGGAGACGTGGTCGCTCATCACCTGGTTCATCTACGTCTTCTACCTCCACGCGCGCTTCCGCTCCGGCTGGCGCGGCGCCAGGCTCGCCTGGGTCGCGGTCA encodes the following:
- the ccsB gene encoding c-type cytochrome biogenesis protein CcsB, with amino-acid sequence METTEGTLVRLAFGLYLGAAVVYVIYAASQARRVGQLASAVAWLGLGANTAALVARGILAGRVPYVSLYEYLLAFAWAVAAVYLVFEWRYAAARGDLRPAGSLALLIAVGLLGYGSSLSSELKAAQTLMPVLKSNWLIFHVFTAVVGYGAAAVATALAVLYLVRSRWPGPGSWLRRVPAPADLDQATYRCIAFAFPFLALVNITGAVWAYDAWGRYWGWDPKETWSLITWFIYVFYLHARFRSGWRGARLAWVAVIGFAIIMFTFLGVNLLAAFSESLHSYASGS